Below is a genomic region from Pseudomonadota bacterium.
GAAGCCATCGGCCGCAACCCCGAGTCGACCGGCCGTCTCCAGACCGTGATGATCATCGGTCTGGCCTTCATCGAGTCGCTGGCCATCTACGCGCTCGTCGTCGCCCTCATCCTGCTCTTCGTCAAGTGGTAAGCAACGGCAGCTAGCCGGTTCGGAGCATCCCCATGCACATATCCGTAAATGTCCCCACGCTGGTGATCCAGCTCATCAACTTCATGATTCTTCTCGTGGCGTTGAAGGCAGTGCTGTATCACCCGATGGTGAAGGCCATCAGCGACCGTCAGGGACGCATCAAGAAGGAGCTCGACGAGGCCGAGGCGCTCAACCGCGAGGCGAAGGCGCTGAAGGATCAGTACGAGACGAAGCTTCGCGAGGCGCATACCGAGGCCGCTGGCATCGTGGCTGCCGCCAACAGCGAAGGTGAGCGACGCAAGGCCGAGCTCATCGAGGAAGGGCGTCGCGAAGCGGCGTTCCTGCTCGAGAAGGGCCGCACCGATCTCAACCGCGAGCAGCAGCAGGCCATGGGCGCGCTGCGCGAGCAGGTCGTTGATCTGTCGGTCGACATGGCCAGTCGTCTCTTCCGCGATGCGGTCTCGCCGGACCAGCACGTGTCCCTGGTCAACAAGTTCCTCGAGAAGGCGAGAACGCTCAATGTTGGTTGACAGCGCCGCTGAGCGCTATGCGACCGCATTGTTCGAGCTCGCCAAGGAGCAGGGCAAGGTGGCCGACATCGATGCCGAGATGAACAAGGTGGCGCTGCTCTCCCTCGGGCAGCGGGCGCTCAGTCGCGCCCTGCTGGCGCCAGATGTGGCGTCCGAGGTGAAGGCCAGCATCGTGCGAAAGGTCTTCGGCGCGTCGGTGTCTCCTCTCGTGGTCAATTTCCTGCAGGTCCTCACGGCGGCGGGGCGCTTTGCCGCGCTGCCCGACGTGGCTCGTCGCTTCCACGGCATGATGCAGGATGAGCGCGGTGAGGTGAAGGTCGACGTCGATACCGCCGTCGACCTTGGCGCCGAGGTGAAGACCCGTGTGGTCGAGCAGGTCGCTCGCCACACCGGCCGCGTGCCCAGCATCCAGTGGCATGTCGATTCGGAGCTGCTGGGCGGCATCGTCGTCCGCATCGCCGACAACATCATCGACTACAGCGTGAAGAGCCAGCTGCACGAGCTTCGCGAGCGGCTCCTGCGCTGATCGTCCCGTTATCGGGCCTCACGCATCCCGCGTCCATATCCCAGGGTGAACGCGCCGAGCGGGCGCGTCGAACATCGAATCGGAGGAGAATCGCATGACGATTCGTGCTGACGAAATCAGCGACATCATCAAGAAAGAGATCCAGGGCTTCGACGCGGAGGTACGCGAGGTCAACTATGGCACCGTCATCCAGGTGGGTGACAACATCGCCACTGTTTACGGCCTGTCGGAAGCCCGCGCCGGCGAGATGCTGCTGTTCGAGAAGACCGGCATCTACGGCATCGTGTTCAACCTCGAGGAGAACACCATCGGCTCCGTGATCGTCGGCCGCGACACCGAGATCAAGGAAGGCGATCGCGTGGTTCGCACCGGCAAGATCGTCGAGGTTCCCGTGGGACCGCAGCTCCTCGGGCGCGTGGTGAACCCGCTGGGTGAGCCGGCAGACGGCAAGGGCCCGCTCAACGCGACGGCGACGCGCCCCACCGAGTGGGTGGCCCCGACGGTGGTCGAGCGCCAGCCCGTGGGTGTGCCGATGGCGACTGGCCTGAAGGCCATCGACGCCATGGTGCCCATCGGTCGCGGCCAGCGCGAGCTCATCATCGGCGACCGCGGCACCGGCAAGACCGCCATCGCCGTCGACGCCATCCTCAACCAGAAGGGCAAGGACGTCATCTGCGTCTATGTCTCGGTGGGGCAGAAGACGAACAATGTCGCCGCCATCGCCGA
It encodes:
- a CDS encoding F0F1 ATP synthase subunit C, encoding EAIGRNPESTGRLQTVMIIGLAFIESLAIYALVVALILLFVKW
- the atpF gene encoding ATP synthase F0 subunit B, whose product is MHISVNVPTLVIQLINFMILLVALKAVLYHPMVKAISDRQGRIKKELDEAEALNREAKALKDQYETKLREAHTEAAGIVAAANSEGERRKAELIEEGRREAAFLLEKGRTDLNREQQQAMGALREQVVDLSVDMASRLFRDAVSPDQHVSLVNKFLEKARTLNVG
- the atpH gene encoding ATP synthase F1 subunit delta, with amino-acid sequence MRSRRTSTCPWSTSSSRRRERSMLVDSAAERYATALFELAKEQGKVADIDAEMNKVALLSLGQRALSRALLAPDVASEVKASIVRKVFGASVSPLVVNFLQVLTAAGRFAALPDVARRFHGMMQDERGEVKVDVDTAVDLGAEVKTRVVEQVARHTGRVPSIQWHVDSELLGGIVVRIADNIIDYSVKSQLHELRERLLR